Genomic segment of Aquarana catesbeiana isolate 2022-GZ linkage group LG02, ASM4218655v1, whole genome shotgun sequence:
TTAATTATGTAATATGCTCCGTTGAATGTATGATACAATATGTTTTTAATCTATATTTTGttgaaataaaaaatttgtttaCTCTTTACACTCTGTTATAGATACTTATCATTTAAATATTTGTGagcaagtgcctttaaagtccactcagGGGAAATCCTTTTCTTGTATACTAAGTATATATAACAATAATGGCAGGCTTGGTGTGGAATTGGTGGCTTTGCATGCGGCGCGGTGAAGGTAGGAAGAAGATGAGACAGGCCACTTGTAGAGTTCTTAACAAAATTTCCAGCGGTTTCCGCACTCACTgcacagaacaaatgtagtcaTCGGTTCATCAGCACTGCGTGTCTGCACCTGGGTAAAAGTGCAGTTTTTCTTCTTGCATTTGCCGCAGGAGAACAGATCAGTCGCCGTTCCTCCTGTCTTGGCCATCTGATGCTCCTGAATGGCTGCCTTAGTCATGGCTTTCCTCATCTCCTTTAGCTCATTGCTTGCCATTTCCTCACAGCTCATGTTGGCAATCTGCTCCGGGGTAATAGCACGTTCTTTCTTAAATCTGGATTCGTTGAGTCCTTCAAGTTGGCGATTCGGCTTCGGATCCGGTTCTTGTATTTCATGTCGGTGTTTTGCACCTCCCCATATACTACCTCCTCAATCTGTGCTGCCAACAGCTCACAATCTGAACCAATCGCAATGTGATCTCCATCAGTCTGCAGGGCTGCAGTTAACATCTCTCTGCACTTGGTCCGCACCGAGTCAGAGGTGATGGGAAGAGGGGGGAATCGGGTCATCTTTGGGGTGGTCGGTGTTTTTGGAGATTCAGGCTTCTTAGGCAAACTGGGATCCTTCGAGGAGGAGCTCTGATTCTTGTCCTTCCCCCGCTGGTCTGAGCCATCCAGCAGCTTCTTCCAGGACTTTATAAGAGTTTTGGACAGAGTGATCACCTCTTCTTCATCGCTTTGTTTCCTCAGAGCGTTCACCGACATGCCGATCCGGGTGGACTGCAGCATGTCCAGAGACATGGACATATTCTTCA
This window contains:
- the LOC141129887 gene encoding LOW QUALITY PROTEIN: transcription elongation factor A protein 2-like (The sequence of the model RefSeq protein was modified relative to this genomic sequence to represent the inferred CDS: inserted 1 base in 1 codon), with amino-acid sequence MAAPEVEEVLHIARKLDKMVTKKSMDGALDLLNQLKNMSMSLDMLQSTRIGMSVNALRKQSDEEEVITLSKTLIKSWKKLLDGSDQRGKDKNQSSSSKDPSLPKKPESPKTPTTPKMTRFPPLPITSDSVRTKCREMLTAALQTDGDHIAIGSDCELLAAQIEEVVYGEVQNTDMKYKNRIRSRIANLKDSTNPDLRKNVXITPEQIANMSCEEMASNELKEMRKAMTKAAIQEHQMAKTGGTATDLFSCGKCKKKNCTFTQVQTRSADEPMTTFVLCSECGNRWKFC